A portion of the Desulfovermiculus halophilus DSM 18834 genome contains these proteins:
- a CDS encoding class I SAM-dependent DNA methyltransferase, with protein MSVDKAVLDKVYNATDHEELMHAYRDWAPDYDQNTVQDFGYVGYRICAELFARHLGGDTSLHILDAGCGTGLVGQELYSLGYINVEGLDYSDEMLYEAGRKGVYTRRINADLSQPLDMTDNTYDGVVCAGTFTYAHVTAEAFSELIRITKPGGIICFTIREGSYEDYGYREEMVRLEHDGAWELLEMRDEEYYKDKVWAKMCVYKVRA; from the coding sequence ATGAGTGTGGACAAAGCAGTTTTGGATAAAGTCTACAATGCCACTGACCATGAAGAGCTCATGCACGCGTATCGCGATTGGGCCCCGGATTATGACCAGAACACGGTTCAGGACTTCGGATACGTCGGATACCGGATCTGCGCGGAGCTCTTTGCCCGGCATCTCGGCGGGGACACTTCCCTGCACATCCTGGATGCCGGTTGCGGTACAGGCCTTGTGGGCCAGGAGCTGTACTCCCTGGGCTATATCAACGTGGAAGGGCTGGACTACTCTGATGAGATGCTTTATGAGGCCGGGCGGAAAGGGGTCTATACCCGCAGGATCAACGCCGATCTGAGCCAGCCCCTGGACATGACAGACAACACCTACGACGGAGTGGTCTGCGCCGGGACGTTCACCTATGCCCATGTCACGGCCGAGGCCTTTTCCGAACTGATCAGGATCACCAAGCCGGGCGGCATCATCTGCTTCACCATTCGGGAAGGGTCATACGAAGACTACGGTTACCGGGAGGAGATGGTCCGCCTGGAGCATGACGGGGCCTGGGAGCTCTTGGAGATGCGGGACGAAGAGTATTACAAGGACAAGGTCTGGGCCAAGATGTGCGTCTACAAGGTACGTGCCTGA